A single genomic interval of Shewanella psychropiezotolerans harbors:
- the merR gene encoding Hg(II)-responsive transcriptional regulator, with protein sequence MFTIGQLAKAAEVNVETVRYYERQGLIKQPPKPVQGYRRYPQDALLRLMFIRRAQGLGFTLNEIASLISLSAGHCSDIQLLAEKKLLAVRAKIDDLQRLEHSLANLVDECRHNPDEACCPIISSLVPEHSTS encoded by the coding sequence ATGTTTACTATTGGACAACTCGCTAAAGCCGCCGAGGTTAATGTTGAAACGGTGCGCTATTATGAAAGACAAGGCTTGATAAAGCAGCCACCTAAACCCGTTCAGGGTTATCGACGTTACCCACAAGATGCCCTGCTCAGGCTGATGTTTATCCGTCGTGCCCAAGGACTGGGTTTTACGCTCAATGAGATCGCTTCCTTGATCTCCTTGAGCGCGGGACACTGCAGCGATATTCAGCTACTGGCCGAGAAGAAGCTACTAGCGGTGCGGGCAAAGATAGACGATCTGCAACGACTGGAGCACAGTTTGGCCAATCTGGTCGATGAGTGTCGCCATAATCCCGATGAAGCCTGCTGCCCCATCATCAGCTCCTTGGTTCCCGAGCATAGCACTTCTTAA
- a CDS encoding mercuric transporter MerT family protein: MNTETDDKTLKTDSPAWPMVGGVLAAIGASLCCAGPFVLLMLGISGSWISTLAAFDPLRPYFIALVVGLFLWAGWKVYRPLDLCSADGVCSVPDNRRRSKVVFWLTSLIAAILVSSPYWLVWLMA; encoded by the coding sequence ATGAATACTGAGACAGATGATAAAACCTTGAAAACAGACTCTCCTGCCTGGCCTATGGTGGGTGGAGTGTTGGCCGCTATAGGTGCCAGCCTATGTTGCGCCGGTCCTTTCGTGTTGCTTATGCTGGGGATCAGTGGCTCATGGATTAGCACCTTAGCGGCATTTGATCCCTTAAGGCCTTACTTTATTGCCCTTGTCGTCGGCCTGTTTCTTTGGGCGGGCTGGAAAGTTTATCGCCCGCTAGATCTGTGTAGCGCTGACGGGGTCTGCTCGGTACCAGATAATCGCCGCCGCTCTAAGGTCGTGTTCTGGCTGACGAGCCTTATCGCCGCCATTTTGGTCTCGAGCCCCTATTGGCTGGTTTGGCTGATGGCATAA
- the merP gene encoding mercury resistance system periplasmic binding protein MerP, with protein sequence MKPRILMSKKSTATTVMSLVLLASALGIMPTTALAETRSVNLMVPTMDCGMCPITVRKALENLDGVEQAKVDFGDKTAWVIFDDDKVSVERLMEATKDAGYPSEVIEARKNNDSKEHSNVNKGNES encoded by the coding sequence ATGAAACCACGGATATTGATGAGTAAAAAGAGCACTGCTACCACTGTTATGTCCCTCGTACTGCTGGCCTCAGCACTGGGCATCATGCCTACAACGGCTCTGGCCGAGACCCGCAGTGTTAACTTAATGGTGCCAACGATGGATTGTGGCATGTGTCCCATCACAGTGCGTAAGGCATTGGAAAATCTCGATGGTGTGGAGCAGGCTAAGGTAGATTTTGGCGATAAGACAGCCTGGGTTATCTTCGATGATGACAAGGTTAGCGTGGAGCGTTTGATGGAGGCGACCAAAGATGCAGGTTATCCCTCCGAAGTTATAGAAGCGCGTAAAAACAATGACAGTAAAGAACACAGTAACGTTAATAAAGGGAATGAGTCATGA
- a CDS encoding GDCCVxC domain-containing (seleno)protein, protein MTDKVILESVLTCPECGNSKMETMPTNACQWFYECERCHSLLKPKTGDCCVYCSYGSVPCPPIQLAPAQKGKGACCSV, encoded by the coding sequence ATGACTGATAAGGTGATTTTGGAGTCGGTATTAACCTGTCCTGAGTGCGGTAATAGCAAGATGGAGACCATGCCAACCAATGCCTGCCAATGGTTCTATGAATGTGAGCGATGTCATAGCCTGTTAAAACCTAAGACCGGAGACTGCTGCGTGTATTGCTCCTACGGCTCAGTGCCTTGCCCACCGATCCAGCTGGCACCGGCTCAGAAAGGCAAGGGTGCTTGTTGTAGCGTTTGA
- a CDS encoding mercuric transporter MerT family protein, producing the protein MLNRDKLTTNVSLLGGFSLALIGTTCCALPILLVALGMGSAVVAMVSTLPWLVTVSQYKHITFTLTAIILAYCFWRLTRMTACEPGSQNTLKWQRRALWFSSAILIISMFTAYLLLPLSLWLDS; encoded by the coding sequence ATGCTTAATCGAGACAAGCTCACCACCAACGTCTCCTTACTGGGAGGCTTTAGTCTAGCCCTGATTGGCACGACCTGCTGCGCCCTACCGATACTATTGGTGGCTCTGGGTATGGGCAGCGCCGTCGTCGCTATGGTCTCGACCTTACCCTGGTTAGTCACGGTGTCTCAATACAAACACATCACCTTCACGCTCACAGCTATCATACTGGCTTACTGTTTTTGGAGGCTCACTAGGATGACGGCATGTGAACCAGGCTCACAAAACACACTGAAATGGCAACGACGAGCACTATGGTTCAGTAGCGCTATTTTGATCATTTCTATGTTTACCGCCTATCTGTTACTTCCCTTAAGCCTTTGGCTGGATAGCTAA